GCTACAGTGCTAGCTGTGAGATTAGATAGGGGAGTTCGCTCCCTCCATGAACCCACAATGAACACCTTTGACTTAATCAAACCTATTTTATGGGATGGGAACAACAGGGGTTTGCAGGAACAGCATCCACTGTCTTGCAGCTAAAGCTCATCTCTGCACAGCACTTCACGAGCCTTCCTCTCTGCGCAGCACCACATTAATATTCAAAAATCAACTTTTTGCAGTATGACCATGACTTGATCACCTATATACCTCAATCTCTAAACAGCATTGAAGAGTTCGTATCATCTTAAAGCTTTTTAActctttgctgcttttcttcccttcacaGGTTAGTGGGCTGCCAACCCCAGATGTGATGTGGTATCAGAATGGAAGGATGGTACATCAAGACCAGTTTCATAAAATGATCGTGTCAGAAAAGGGATTCcactcatttatttttgaagcGGTCAAATCATCTGATGCAGGAACATACGAATGTGTGGCTGTCAACCGTGCAGGAGAAGCATCTTTTGCAGTAAAAGTGGAAGTAATTGGTAAGACAGAGAGAACTGATGATTATCAGACATGGAAAACCGCAGTCATCTAGCACCGCCTTCTGTGTGTTTGGGATATTAAAGCAATTACAAACTAGAGGCAGATCTCCAGATCTTCAGGCTCAAAGTATAACAAACCCTTTACCTTTTCCAAGACTCttttaatatatacatttggggtgaaatatttcttcaaagCTCTTGTAGTGAGGGATTTAAACTTAGTGTGATATCCAGAATTTGGGAGTTGCTCATTTCCTAGAACTGACAGCGACTCTCTTAAAATGGATTGTCTACTACACCCCTATGCACATAGGAATGAATTACCCGTAGGCTAAGAAGTTGCTGTAGGGAATGTGTCCTCCTAAATTTAGCATtctgaaatcttaaaaaaaaaaaaaaaaaaaaaaaaagcctgataATAATGTTCAATACTTACAGTAActcctcctctttcctctttaatTTAGCAAAAGAACATCACACACCTCCAACTTTCATCTTCAAGCCACAGAGCAAAAAGGTTTTTGAAGGAGATACAGCCAGACTCGAATGCCAGATCTCTGCCATCCCAACACCTCGGATttactggaaaagaaacaatgaaatgGTACAATATAATACAGACCGAATAAGGTATCCTACTAATGAGTTGGCTATTAGTGTGTTAGGAAAACAATAACCAGTGTTTAAGTCAAATTTGAATTAGCTGCTTAataaaaacagcagctggggagcTAGATATGCCCCTCGTTTATGAGGCATGATGAACCAGCCCATGTGCTGGACAGGCATGATGCTCAGAGCATTGTTTTGAGGACAGAAAATGCTGTGACCAGATGCCACTGGATTCCAACAGCAGTTACACAGCTCAGTGAGAAGCATGGCTATGGCACCAAGAAATGCAGCGTTCATCACGCTCTGAGGTTATGGGGACTGCAGAAGGGTTGTGGTGCCACCAGAATGCTACCAAGATGTGAATTATTGGCGGCTTGTAATAAAAATGCGGTGTTTACATTTAAATAGTTAGCAGTGCCCTGCAAGAATTGTTGAGAGCTGTCACAGCTCCTCACATGTAACCAGACAATGTTTTCTCACCTTCCCCCTCCAAGCACTTACATGTGAATatccacatttttttcagcttgttaCATGACAACACTGGAAGGATTTGCCTCCTGATTCataatgcaaacaaaaaagatgctGGTTGGTACACAGTGTCTGCTGTCAATGGAGCAGGAGTGGCTACATGCCATGCCAGACTGGAGGTTGCAAGTAAGTACCACTTTGCGGTGCTGTAACCACAACTTGGACAGCCACTTGCACCTGTATTCCAAATGGACCCTGATGGTTAACCTACCAAAGCTTGGGCTGTTGGGAGGACTTCTTTCCCAGGATAATGAGCTAAAGAAAAAGTAACTAGCCCAAGAAAATCACACATCTGTGCAATACTATGTGATGAGTCTCTTACAAATGGTTTGCATCTGCTGCCTGTCCTGCTAAAGTCTACACTTTGACAGATACCAAGGAGGGTGAATGTTGTCCTTCCCATAAATTTCCAGCTTGTCTGTTAAATTCTTCCTAAGGGTTGGATGTTCTATGTtgcagataaaaacaaacaaacaaaaaaaacaattggGTTGCTATACCCTGGGTCTTTCCACAGTCTGGGAAGACACTGAAAGaggcttttttctctcttccagcaCATGCAAACAAGCCGGTTCCAGCCCCAAAGCAGTTACGGGTTCGACCAACTTTTAGCAAGTATTTGGCACTTAATGGCAGAGGACTGGACGTGAAACAAGCTTTCTCACCAGAAGGAGAGTTTCAGCGTTTGGCTGAGCAGTCTGGACTGTATGAAAGTGACGAACTTTAActggaaatgaagaggaaaactCACACCTCTAAGAGACAGTTACTACATAGATGTAGTTAACCGATGGTTGCTCTGATTAGCAAAATACCTATCTACATACTTTGACTCTTGCACATTCTGTTGTTCCCCTTTTACCtgttagattttatttatatgtgtTGGTGAATATAGCCATTTACTGAGTATTGTATTTTAACTATACAGCCTAAGAAAGCAGGGCAATTAGATTTTACAGGTGTAGGTGGTTTTAGCTCCACCTGTGCTTGGTTACTTGCTAAAGTAGATTGGTTTGTACTGCTTCTCTAATATCACTCTTGATAATAGCAGAACTCTGTAACGTCTGAATACTAAAACCAAATGGCCTAGAGTGTTTTTATGAGGACTGCATAGAGgcaaataaaactttaaatatCCACCATGGGCTATGACTCTTCCTTGATCTGTTAAAATGCAGCTACAGCTGCCTGGCACCACATCCAGTCCAGCAAAGCCCAGTTCTTACCCTCCTGGCTCTGTGGGGgttcctcctgttcctcttgcCTCCCCATTCCCCAATTCCTTGTCTTCTGCCTCCTCAGAACTACTGCAGCTCTCAGCCCTGAACCATGGCAGTGAGGCATCACCAAGAGTTTTCCTTCTTGCATGCTTGATGCAGAAGCTGCACTATAAAACACAGCACTGAGGCAGCCACAACTTCCCTCCTTCTAATAAAGGAGCGACTGGGCCTTATCTCCACTGACTCTCAACAAGACAGTGATTTGACTAACTCAATTTCTATGCTGTTATTCACAGCCATCTTGctcaaaaaaacccaaaaccatCCAAAATCCTCATTTTTGCCAAATTCCAGCAACCTAACCTGAAGCTTTTTCAGCCCTGATCTCTAAAGACAGATGGGTGAAGACAAATCCAGCCTGAACCTGACCTGTTGGGGTGCACAGTACCCCTGCAGCTAGCCAGCTCCCCTCAGAGCACTGTAAGGCCAAAATGAGGTCTCGGCTTCTCACCCCACCGCTGTGCTGCTCCATAACCCCACACCCCTCAGCTGCCCGGCTCCCACCACcaccctgctcctccagctgggCTGCCAAAGCAGCAGTAGCTGCTGTAACAACACTTTTTGTGGCTCTGACCTCAGCCAACACCGATTTACACCCGTGTGGGCTTCTCCCGGAGGCAAAAACACCTCAGCGCTGAGGTCAGGGCGCGGTGCCACAGCCCgacaccaccacccccagcccgCAACCGCCGCTCGGCGCCCGTCGCCATGGCCACAGCCCGCGTTCCTGACGCTGCGGAGGGGCAGAAGGGAAAACCGAGGAGGCGGCCGGGCGCTCAGCTCTCAGGCAGCCCCGCCGCCGGGACAAGCGGGGCTCAGCGGGAGCCGCCGCCCGTTGCGGTTCCAGCGAGAGGAGCGAGCCCCGGCAGCGGCCCCGGTGCGGCCCGGCCGCcatggaggcggcggcggcggagcagAGGCTGAGCGGCGCCGGTGCGTgaggcggccgcggggctgctACCGGCGGCTGCGGCCTCTGGGGTTTAAAGCTCAGCTTCTGCCCTcgcccttttttttccccctctcccccccgtTAGGTGTCACAAAACCCCGgctcagctacagcagagaACTAGAGCTGAAAACGACGCTGCGGGAGCTGATTGTCtacatcattttccttttcacgCTGTGTCTAGGTaaggcagcaggggaagggggaaccGCGCCAGGTTACGAGCAATTAATTTGAAGCCTGGCACTTGAGGAGCCGTCCCTCTTCCAGTATGCAAGAGCAGGCGAGGAGAGAGGAGTCATTTAATCCTTAACTCCACCTGTCTGCCAGCCAGAAGCGTTATTTCAGTCAAAATCGCCCCGAGTGTGTTTTCCTAGCAGCATGACTGGTGCTGATGATTGAAGAGGGAGCAGCATGTTTAGAAGCTGAGGtcaacctcttttttttccatccgTGAGCATCCCCGTTTTGCCCTTTCTTCCTAGTGGCATTTGGGATGGTGAGCACCAAGATGTTTCACTTGAACGCAGTGATGTCACGTCTCTTTCTGGAAGAGTCTTCTGATGAAGGGATTAATTTCAACAGTATTAGGAACGTGGATGATTTCTGGAAAGTAAGGCTTTctgtgcaaatattttcttacataCAGCAACCAGGTAAAGAAGCTCCTAGTGTTAATACAGAGCAATAGAGGCTCCTGGCCCACCCAAAATCCCTGTGCTAGATGGTGCAGCTTCAGCTGAAGCAAGATAAATAACTTCTTAAAATGTAGAAATTCGGAGTACAAACTGTGATGTTTGTACCTCTGATAAACAGTCTGAATAGGCGGTTAA
The genomic region above belongs to Anas platyrhynchos isolate ZD024472 breed Pekin duck chromosome 14, IASCAAS_PekinDuck_T2T, whole genome shotgun sequence and contains:
- the MYOT gene encoding myotilin isoform X3; its protein translation is MYNKQASINSMQKTSDQEIRGTKEALIQDLEKKLRCKDNLLQNGNQRLTYEERMARRLLGPENAASVFEAQSEDMQNAQHQNAENIRLQVPTTHVRSRPSSRGDERGHDAIQEKFFQPRFTQVPEDVIIEEGRFCRLDFKVSGLPTPDVMWYQNGRMVHQDQFHKMIVSEKGFHSFIFEAVKSSDAGTYECVAVNRAGEASFAVKVEVIAKEHHTPPTFIFKPQSKKVFEGDTARLECQISAIPTPRIYWKRNNEMVQYNTDRISLLHDNTGRICLLIHNANKKDAGWYTVSAVNGAGVATCHARLEVATHANKPVPAPKQLRVRPTFSKYLALNGRGLDVKQAFSPEGEFQRLAEQSGLYESDEL